A region of Vitis vinifera cultivar Pinot Noir 40024 chromosome 13, ASM3070453v1 DNA encodes the following proteins:
- the LOC100266530 gene encoding myosin-12 isoform X2: MGTPVNIIVGSHAWAEDPDAAWIDGEVIGIEGRNATIVTTDGKTIVADISNIYPKDTEAPPAGVDDMTKLAYLHEPGVLHNLASRFALNEIYTYTGNILIAVNPFQRLPHLYDIHMMGQYKGAAFGELSPHLFAVADTCYRAMINEQKSQSILVSGESGAGKTETTKMLMRYLAFMGGRSGTEGRTVEQQVLESNPVLEAFGNAKTVKNNNSSRFGKFVEIQFDKHGKISGAAVRTYLLERSRVCQVSDPERNYHCFYMLCAAPPEDVKKFKLGDPRSFHYLNQTNCYEVANVNDAREYLETRNAMDVVGISQDEQDAIFRVVAAILHLGNIGFIKGKEADSSKLKDEKALYHLRTAAELLMCDEKALEDSLCQRVIVTPDGNITKPLDPDLAVFSRDALAKTVYSRLFDWIVDKINSSIGQDPNATSIIGVLDIYGFESFKINSFEQLCINLTNEKLQQHFNQHVFKMEQEEYKREEINWSYVEFIDNQDVLDLIEKKPGGIIALLDEACMFPKSTHETFAQKMYQTYKGHKRFSKPKLARTDFTINHYAGDVIYQADQFLDKNKDYVVAEHQALLNASKCPFVANLFPLLSEEASKQSKFSSIGTRFKQQLQALMETLSTTEPHYIRCVKPNAVLKPAIFENFNVLNQLRCGGVLEAIRISCAGYPTKRTFDEFFDRFGMLAPDVLDGADEKSACIAICDRMGLKGYQIGKTKVFLRAGQMAELDARRTEVLANAARRIQRQIQTHLTRKEFIRQRRATIHMQKLWRAQLARKLYESMRREAASVCVQKNVRAHTARRNYTNLQASAMAIQTGLRAMAARNEFRYRRRTKAATLIQTQWRGFQAFSAYNQQKKATLTLQCLWRGRAARKELRKLRMAARETGALKEAKDKLEKRVEELTWRLEFEKHLRIDVEEAKGQEISKLQNALLEMQVQLEEAHAAIIREKEAAKIAIEQAPPVLKEVPVVDNTKMDLLKNQNEELEGEVSELKKMVAEFEQKYCEAQKENTARLKEAEESFTRTSQLQETIERLELNLSNLEAENQVLRQQALVASTNEDLFEEMKILKDKIANLESENEVLRNQPTSIEQVAALERVPPQVKSFDNGHKMEEELQTTKELVPFAPILTKQRSLTDRQQENHDVLIKCLMEDKRFDKNRPVAACIVYKALLQWRSFEAEKTNIFDRIIHTIRSSIESQESISNLAYWLSTTSTLLFLVQSTLKASNTPNVTSFRSRNSPTTLFGRMAQGLRSSSFPMGVSSGYSGMVGKPNTHSKVEPKYPALLFKQHLTAYLEKIYGMIRDSLKKEISPFLNLCIQAPRSTRARSIRGSSKNIHSNIVAKQQASNIHWQNIVNSLDHTLGIMSENHVPSMITRKIFSQVFSFINVQLFNSLLLRRECCSFSNGEYVKAGLQELEQWCFKAKDEFAGSSWDELQHIRQAVGFLVLHQKPQKFLDDITNELCPMLSIPQIYRIGTMFWDDKYGTHGLSPDVIGKMRVLMTEDSINMPNNSFLLDVDSRIPFSMEEMSRSLIDINLSYVDPPPLLRQRSDFHFLLQPTD, from the exons ATG GGAACTCCTGTAAACATCATAGTTGGGTCACATGCGTGGGCTGAGGATCCTGATGCGGCATGGATTGATGGAGAGGTGATAGGAATTGAAGGCAGAAATGCAACAATAGTTACTACAGATGGGAAAACT ATAGTTGCAGATATTTCAAACATATACCCAAAAGACACAGAAGCACCGCCTGCTGGGGTCGATGACATGACCAAATTAGCTTACCTCCATGAACCAGGAGTCCTACACAACCTTGCTTCTCGCTTTGCTCTCAATGAGATATAT ACTTACACGGGGAACATTCTAATAGCGGTGAATCCCTTTCAAAGACTGCCACACTTGTATGACATCCACATGATGGGGCAATACAAAGGCGCTGCTTTTGGAGAGCTTAGTCCACATCTCTTTGCTGTTGCAGATACTTGCTACAG GGCAATGATAAATGAACAGAAAAGCCAATCCATATTGGTTAGTGGAGAGAGTGGAGCTGGTAAAACAGAGACAACAAAAATGCTCATGAGATACCTTGCATTCATGGGGGGCAGATCAGGTACTGAGGGAAGAACAGTAGAACAACAAGTTTTGGAG TCCAACCCAGTCTTGGAAGCATTTGGGAATGCCAAAACTGTGAAAAACAACAATTCCAG TCGTTTTGGTAAATTTGTCGAGATCCAATTTGATAAGCATGGGAAAATCTCTGGGGCTGCAGTTCGTACATATCTTCTCGAAAGGTCACGTGTTTGCCAAGTCTCTGACCCAGAAAGGAACTATCATTGCTTTTACATGCTCTGTGCAGCACCACCAGAG GATGTCAAGAAATTCAAGTTAGGGGACCCAAGATCATTCCACTATCTAAACCAAACTAACTGTTATGAAGTTGCAAATGTAAATGATGCAAGAGAGTATCTGGAAACCAGAAATGCCATGGATGTTGTAGGGATCAGTCAAGATGAGCAG GATGCCATATTCCGTGTGGTAGCTGCAATTCTGCATCTCGGAAACATTGGGTTCATCAAAGGGAAGGAAGCCGATTCTTCCAAACTGAAGGATGAGAAAGCACTTTACCATCTTCGAACAGCTGCAGAGCTACTCAT GTGTGATGAGAAGGCATTGGAGGACTCACTGTGCCAGCGTGTCATAGTAACCCCTGATGGAAACATCACAAAACCACTGGATCCAGATTTAGCTGTCTTTAGTCGTGATGCCTTGGCAAAGACAGTATACTCCAGACTATTTGATTG GATTGTCGATAAGATAAACAGTTCTATCGGCCAGGATCCCAATGCAACAAGCATAATTGGAGTTCTTGATATTTATGGCTTTGAGAGCTTCAAGATCAACAG TTTTGAGCAGCTATGTATCAACCTGACAAATGAGAAGTTGCAACAGCATTTTAATCAG CATGTATTTAAGATGGAGCAAGAAGAGTACAAACGAGAGGAAATCAACTGGAGCTATGTAGAATTCATAGATAACCAAGATGTTTTAGATCTGATTGAGAAG AAACCAGGAGGCATAATTGCACTTCTTGATGAAGCCTG TATGTTTCCTAAGTCAACCCATGAGACATTTGCACAAAAGATGTATCAGACATATAAAGGACATAAGCGCTTCAGCAAGCCCAAACTTGCCCGAACAGATTTCACAATCAATCATTATGCAGGGGAT GTTATATACCAAGCTGACCAGTTCCTTGACAAAAACAAGGATTACGTTGTAGCAGAACACCAAGCTTTACTAAATGCCTCCAAGTGCCCTTTTGTTGCAAATCTCTTCCCTCTATTATCTGAGGAAGCATCAAAGCAATCAAAGTTCTCTTCCATTGGTACCCGCTTCAAG CAACAACTACAAGCTTTAATGGAAACCTTGAGCACCACAGAACCACATTACATCAGATGTGTAAAGCCCAATGCAGTTTTGAAGCCTGCGATATTTGAGAACTTCAATGTCTTAAACCAGTTAAGATGTGGG GGAGTACTAGAGGCAATCAGGATAAGTTGTGCTGGGTATCCAACAAAAAGGACATTTGATGAGTTCTTTGACCGTTTTGGAATGTTAGCTCCAGATGTTCTAGATGG AGCCGATGAGAAATCAGCATGTATTGCCATCTGTGATAGAATGGGCTTAAAGGGCTATCAG ATTGGGAAAAcaaaagtgtttcttagagcTGGGCAGATGGCTGAATTAGATGCACGAAGAACTGAAGTTTTAGCTAATGCTGCAAGACGCATCCAGAGGCAAATCCAAACACATCTCACCAGAAAAGAGTTCATTAGACAACGAAGGGCTACAATTCATATGCAGAAACTCTGGAGAG CACAACTTGCACGTAAGCTGTATGAAAGTATGAGGAGGGAAGCTGCTTCAGTCTGTGTACAGAAAAATGTACGCGCTCACACAGCAAGGCGAAATTATACAAACCTACAGGCATCAGCAATGGCGATTCAAACTGGATTGAGAGCAATGGCAGCCCGAAATGAATTCAGATACAGAAGAAGAACCAAGGCTGCAACCCTAATTCAG ACTCAATGGCGAGGATTCCAAGCTTTTTCTGCCTATAATCAACAGAAGAAGGCAACTCTTACACTTCAATGTCTATGGAGAGGAAGGGCAGCCAGGAAGGAGCTTAGAAAGCTCAGGATG GCTGCAAGAGAAACAGGAGCACTAAAAGAAGCAAAGGACAAGCTAGAGAAGCGTGTTGAAGAGCTAACATGGCGACTAGAATTTGAAAAGCACTTGAGG ATCGATGTTGAAGAAGCAAAAGGGCAAGAAATTTCCAAGCTGCAAAATGCTCTACTTGAAATGCAAGTGCAACTAGAAGAAGCCCATGCAGCAATTATCAGAGAGAAAGAAGCAGCAAAGATTGCTATTGAACAAGCTCCACCAGTGCTCAAAGAGGTGCCAGTCGTAGACAACACCAAGATGGATCTactgaaaaatcaaaatgaggAACTCGAG GGTGAGGTAAGCGAGCTGAAAAAGATGGTTGCGGAATTTGAGCAAAAGTATTGTGAAGCACAAAAGGAGAACACAGCAAGGCTTAAAGAAGCAGAAGAGTCATTCACGAGGACGTCACAACTTCAAGAGACTATTGAAAG ATTAGAATTGAACTTGTCCAACCTCGAAGCAGAGAACCAGGTTCTACGGCAGCAGGCTTTGGTTGCATCAACAAATGAGGACCTCtttgaagaaatgaaaat CCTCAAGGATAAGATTGCAAATTTAGAGTCAGAGAATGAGGTTCTCCGCAACCAGCCAACAAGCATAGAGCAAGTAGCCGCTCTTGAAAGGGTTCCACCACAAGTGAAG AGTTTTGATAATGGACATAAAATGGAAGAAGAGCTCCAAACAACAAAA GAGTTGGTGCCTTTTGCCCCAATCCTAACTAAACAACGATCCCTGACAGACAGGCAACAG GAAAACCATGATGTACTAATAAAGTGTCTCATGGAAGACAAGCGATTTGACAAGAACAGGCCTGTTGCTGCCTGTATTGTGTACAAAGCACTTCTTCAGTGGAGATCCTTTGAAGCAGAGAAGacaaatatatttgataggATTATCCACACAATCCGTTCATCTATAGAG AGTCAGGAAAGCATCAGTAATCTAGCATATTGGCTCTCGACAACTTCAACCCTTCTGTTCCTTGTACAAAGTACACTCAAGGCAAGCAATACACCTAATGTGACTTCATTTCGTAGCCGAAATTCACCCACCACTTTGTTCGGTAGAATGGCACAA GGTCTCCGCTCATCTTCATTTCCTATGGGAGTTTCAAGTGGGTACAGTGGAATGGTGGGAAAGCCAAACACGCACTCAAAAGTGGAACCCAAGTACCCTGCCTTACTGTTTAAGCAACATTTAACTGCATatcttgaaaaaatatatggGATGATTCGTGATAGCTTAAAGAAAGAGATTAGTCCATTTTTGAACTTGTGCATACAG GCACCCAGATCCACAAGGGCCAGATCAATAAGAGGGTCATCCAAAAATATCCATTCAAATATAGTTGCAAAACAGCAAGCATCAAACATACACTGGCAAAATATTGTCAATAGCCTGGATCATACCTTGGGAATAATGTCTGAGAACCAT GTCCCTTCTATGATAACAAGGAAAATCTTCAGTCAGGTATTCTCATTCATAAATGTTCAGCTTTTTAACAG TTTACTACTTCGCCGGGAATGTTGTTCATTTAGCAATGGAGAATACGTAAAGGCTGGTTTGCAGGAATTGGAACAGTGGTGCTTTAAAGCAAAGGACGAG TTTGCTGGATCATCATGGGATGAACTCCAACACATAAGACAAGCAGTAGGGTTTCTG GTTTTGCATCAAAAACCTCAGAAATTTTTGGATGACATCACAAATGAACTCTGCCCG ATGTTAAGCATTCCACAAATATATCGCATTGGAACCATGTTTTGGGATGACAAATATGGCACCCATGGACTATCTCCAGAT GTAATCGGCAAGATGAGAGTGCTAATGACAGAAGATTCCATAAACATGCCCAATAATTCATTCTTGTTGGATGTTGATTCTCG gATACCTTTCTCTATGGAAGAGATGTCACGATCCTTGATCGACATCAACCTATCCTACGTGGATCCTCCACCCCTCCTTCGTCAGAGATCTGATTTCCATTTCCTCTTGCAGCCAacagattga
- the LOC100266530 gene encoding myosin-12 isoform X1 produces MVSFLIMDLRSFFIRFWSVCKNIHYLYSFFILFLFFWMIKGTPVNIIVGSHAWAEDPDAAWIDGEVIGIEGRNATIVTTDGKTIVADISNIYPKDTEAPPAGVDDMTKLAYLHEPGVLHNLASRFALNEIYTYTGNILIAVNPFQRLPHLYDIHMMGQYKGAAFGELSPHLFAVADTCYRAMINEQKSQSILVSGESGAGKTETTKMLMRYLAFMGGRSGTEGRTVEQQVLESNPVLEAFGNAKTVKNNNSSRFGKFVEIQFDKHGKISGAAVRTYLLERSRVCQVSDPERNYHCFYMLCAAPPEDVKKFKLGDPRSFHYLNQTNCYEVANVNDAREYLETRNAMDVVGISQDEQDAIFRVVAAILHLGNIGFIKGKEADSSKLKDEKALYHLRTAAELLMCDEKALEDSLCQRVIVTPDGNITKPLDPDLAVFSRDALAKTVYSRLFDWIVDKINSSIGQDPNATSIIGVLDIYGFESFKINSFEQLCINLTNEKLQQHFNQHVFKMEQEEYKREEINWSYVEFIDNQDVLDLIEKKPGGIIALLDEACMFPKSTHETFAQKMYQTYKGHKRFSKPKLARTDFTINHYAGDVIYQADQFLDKNKDYVVAEHQALLNASKCPFVANLFPLLSEEASKQSKFSSIGTRFKQQLQALMETLSTTEPHYIRCVKPNAVLKPAIFENFNVLNQLRCGGVLEAIRISCAGYPTKRTFDEFFDRFGMLAPDVLDGADEKSACIAICDRMGLKGYQIGKTKVFLRAGQMAELDARRTEVLANAARRIQRQIQTHLTRKEFIRQRRATIHMQKLWRAQLARKLYESMRREAASVCVQKNVRAHTARRNYTNLQASAMAIQTGLRAMAARNEFRYRRRTKAATLIQTQWRGFQAFSAYNQQKKATLTLQCLWRGRAARKELRKLRMAARETGALKEAKDKLEKRVEELTWRLEFEKHLRIDVEEAKGQEISKLQNALLEMQVQLEEAHAAIIREKEAAKIAIEQAPPVLKEVPVVDNTKMDLLKNQNEELEGEVSELKKMVAEFEQKYCEAQKENTARLKEAEESFTRTSQLQETIERLELNLSNLEAENQVLRQQALVASTNEDLFEEMKILKDKIANLESENEVLRNQPTSIEQVAALERVPPQVKSFDNGHKMEEELQTTKELVPFAPILTKQRSLTDRQQENHDVLIKCLMEDKRFDKNRPVAACIVYKALLQWRSFEAEKTNIFDRIIHTIRSSIESQESISNLAYWLSTTSTLLFLVQSTLKASNTPNVTSFRSRNSPTTLFGRMAQGLRSSSFPMGVSSGYSGMVGKPNTHSKVEPKYPALLFKQHLTAYLEKIYGMIRDSLKKEISPFLNLCIQAPRSTRARSIRGSSKNIHSNIVAKQQASNIHWQNIVNSLDHTLGIMSENHVPSMITRKIFSQVFSFINVQLFNSLLLRRECCSFSNGEYVKAGLQELEQWCFKAKDEFAGSSWDELQHIRQAVGFLVLHQKPQKFLDDITNELCPMLSIPQIYRIGTMFWDDKYGTHGLSPDVIGKMRVLMTEDSINMPNNSFLLDVDSRIPFSMEEMSRSLIDINLSYVDPPPLLRQRSDFHFLLQPTD; encoded by the exons ATGGTAAGCTTCCTCATCATGGATTTACGTTCATTTTTTATCCGCTTCTGGTCAGTCTGCAAGAACATTCATTatctttattcattttttattttatttttgtttttttggatgatcaagGGAACTCCTGTAAACATCATAGTTGGGTCACATGCGTGGGCTGAGGATCCTGATGCGGCATGGATTGATGGAGAGGTGATAGGAATTGAAGGCAGAAATGCAACAATAGTTACTACAGATGGGAAAACT ATAGTTGCAGATATTTCAAACATATACCCAAAAGACACAGAAGCACCGCCTGCTGGGGTCGATGACATGACCAAATTAGCTTACCTCCATGAACCAGGAGTCCTACACAACCTTGCTTCTCGCTTTGCTCTCAATGAGATATAT ACTTACACGGGGAACATTCTAATAGCGGTGAATCCCTTTCAAAGACTGCCACACTTGTATGACATCCACATGATGGGGCAATACAAAGGCGCTGCTTTTGGAGAGCTTAGTCCACATCTCTTTGCTGTTGCAGATACTTGCTACAG GGCAATGATAAATGAACAGAAAAGCCAATCCATATTGGTTAGTGGAGAGAGTGGAGCTGGTAAAACAGAGACAACAAAAATGCTCATGAGATACCTTGCATTCATGGGGGGCAGATCAGGTACTGAGGGAAGAACAGTAGAACAACAAGTTTTGGAG TCCAACCCAGTCTTGGAAGCATTTGGGAATGCCAAAACTGTGAAAAACAACAATTCCAG TCGTTTTGGTAAATTTGTCGAGATCCAATTTGATAAGCATGGGAAAATCTCTGGGGCTGCAGTTCGTACATATCTTCTCGAAAGGTCACGTGTTTGCCAAGTCTCTGACCCAGAAAGGAACTATCATTGCTTTTACATGCTCTGTGCAGCACCACCAGAG GATGTCAAGAAATTCAAGTTAGGGGACCCAAGATCATTCCACTATCTAAACCAAACTAACTGTTATGAAGTTGCAAATGTAAATGATGCAAGAGAGTATCTGGAAACCAGAAATGCCATGGATGTTGTAGGGATCAGTCAAGATGAGCAG GATGCCATATTCCGTGTGGTAGCTGCAATTCTGCATCTCGGAAACATTGGGTTCATCAAAGGGAAGGAAGCCGATTCTTCCAAACTGAAGGATGAGAAAGCACTTTACCATCTTCGAACAGCTGCAGAGCTACTCAT GTGTGATGAGAAGGCATTGGAGGACTCACTGTGCCAGCGTGTCATAGTAACCCCTGATGGAAACATCACAAAACCACTGGATCCAGATTTAGCTGTCTTTAGTCGTGATGCCTTGGCAAAGACAGTATACTCCAGACTATTTGATTG GATTGTCGATAAGATAAACAGTTCTATCGGCCAGGATCCCAATGCAACAAGCATAATTGGAGTTCTTGATATTTATGGCTTTGAGAGCTTCAAGATCAACAG TTTTGAGCAGCTATGTATCAACCTGACAAATGAGAAGTTGCAACAGCATTTTAATCAG CATGTATTTAAGATGGAGCAAGAAGAGTACAAACGAGAGGAAATCAACTGGAGCTATGTAGAATTCATAGATAACCAAGATGTTTTAGATCTGATTGAGAAG AAACCAGGAGGCATAATTGCACTTCTTGATGAAGCCTG TATGTTTCCTAAGTCAACCCATGAGACATTTGCACAAAAGATGTATCAGACATATAAAGGACATAAGCGCTTCAGCAAGCCCAAACTTGCCCGAACAGATTTCACAATCAATCATTATGCAGGGGAT GTTATATACCAAGCTGACCAGTTCCTTGACAAAAACAAGGATTACGTTGTAGCAGAACACCAAGCTTTACTAAATGCCTCCAAGTGCCCTTTTGTTGCAAATCTCTTCCCTCTATTATCTGAGGAAGCATCAAAGCAATCAAAGTTCTCTTCCATTGGTACCCGCTTCAAG CAACAACTACAAGCTTTAATGGAAACCTTGAGCACCACAGAACCACATTACATCAGATGTGTAAAGCCCAATGCAGTTTTGAAGCCTGCGATATTTGAGAACTTCAATGTCTTAAACCAGTTAAGATGTGGG GGAGTACTAGAGGCAATCAGGATAAGTTGTGCTGGGTATCCAACAAAAAGGACATTTGATGAGTTCTTTGACCGTTTTGGAATGTTAGCTCCAGATGTTCTAGATGG AGCCGATGAGAAATCAGCATGTATTGCCATCTGTGATAGAATGGGCTTAAAGGGCTATCAG ATTGGGAAAAcaaaagtgtttcttagagcTGGGCAGATGGCTGAATTAGATGCACGAAGAACTGAAGTTTTAGCTAATGCTGCAAGACGCATCCAGAGGCAAATCCAAACACATCTCACCAGAAAAGAGTTCATTAGACAACGAAGGGCTACAATTCATATGCAGAAACTCTGGAGAG CACAACTTGCACGTAAGCTGTATGAAAGTATGAGGAGGGAAGCTGCTTCAGTCTGTGTACAGAAAAATGTACGCGCTCACACAGCAAGGCGAAATTATACAAACCTACAGGCATCAGCAATGGCGATTCAAACTGGATTGAGAGCAATGGCAGCCCGAAATGAATTCAGATACAGAAGAAGAACCAAGGCTGCAACCCTAATTCAG ACTCAATGGCGAGGATTCCAAGCTTTTTCTGCCTATAATCAACAGAAGAAGGCAACTCTTACACTTCAATGTCTATGGAGAGGAAGGGCAGCCAGGAAGGAGCTTAGAAAGCTCAGGATG GCTGCAAGAGAAACAGGAGCACTAAAAGAAGCAAAGGACAAGCTAGAGAAGCGTGTTGAAGAGCTAACATGGCGACTAGAATTTGAAAAGCACTTGAGG ATCGATGTTGAAGAAGCAAAAGGGCAAGAAATTTCCAAGCTGCAAAATGCTCTACTTGAAATGCAAGTGCAACTAGAAGAAGCCCATGCAGCAATTATCAGAGAGAAAGAAGCAGCAAAGATTGCTATTGAACAAGCTCCACCAGTGCTCAAAGAGGTGCCAGTCGTAGACAACACCAAGATGGATCTactgaaaaatcaaaatgaggAACTCGAG GGTGAGGTAAGCGAGCTGAAAAAGATGGTTGCGGAATTTGAGCAAAAGTATTGTGAAGCACAAAAGGAGAACACAGCAAGGCTTAAAGAAGCAGAAGAGTCATTCACGAGGACGTCACAACTTCAAGAGACTATTGAAAG ATTAGAATTGAACTTGTCCAACCTCGAAGCAGAGAACCAGGTTCTACGGCAGCAGGCTTTGGTTGCATCAACAAATGAGGACCTCtttgaagaaatgaaaat CCTCAAGGATAAGATTGCAAATTTAGAGTCAGAGAATGAGGTTCTCCGCAACCAGCCAACAAGCATAGAGCAAGTAGCCGCTCTTGAAAGGGTTCCACCACAAGTGAAG AGTTTTGATAATGGACATAAAATGGAAGAAGAGCTCCAAACAACAAAA GAGTTGGTGCCTTTTGCCCCAATCCTAACTAAACAACGATCCCTGACAGACAGGCAACAG GAAAACCATGATGTACTAATAAAGTGTCTCATGGAAGACAAGCGATTTGACAAGAACAGGCCTGTTGCTGCCTGTATTGTGTACAAAGCACTTCTTCAGTGGAGATCCTTTGAAGCAGAGAAGacaaatatatttgataggATTATCCACACAATCCGTTCATCTATAGAG AGTCAGGAAAGCATCAGTAATCTAGCATATTGGCTCTCGACAACTTCAACCCTTCTGTTCCTTGTACAAAGTACACTCAAGGCAAGCAATACACCTAATGTGACTTCATTTCGTAGCCGAAATTCACCCACCACTTTGTTCGGTAGAATGGCACAA GGTCTCCGCTCATCTTCATTTCCTATGGGAGTTTCAAGTGGGTACAGTGGAATGGTGGGAAAGCCAAACACGCACTCAAAAGTGGAACCCAAGTACCCTGCCTTACTGTTTAAGCAACATTTAACTGCATatcttgaaaaaatatatggGATGATTCGTGATAGCTTAAAGAAAGAGATTAGTCCATTTTTGAACTTGTGCATACAG GCACCCAGATCCACAAGGGCCAGATCAATAAGAGGGTCATCCAAAAATATCCATTCAAATATAGTTGCAAAACAGCAAGCATCAAACATACACTGGCAAAATATTGTCAATAGCCTGGATCATACCTTGGGAATAATGTCTGAGAACCAT GTCCCTTCTATGATAACAAGGAAAATCTTCAGTCAGGTATTCTCATTCATAAATGTTCAGCTTTTTAACAG TTTACTACTTCGCCGGGAATGTTGTTCATTTAGCAATGGAGAATACGTAAAGGCTGGTTTGCAGGAATTGGAACAGTGGTGCTTTAAAGCAAAGGACGAG TTTGCTGGATCATCATGGGATGAACTCCAACACATAAGACAAGCAGTAGGGTTTCTG GTTTTGCATCAAAAACCTCAGAAATTTTTGGATGACATCACAAATGAACTCTGCCCG ATGTTAAGCATTCCACAAATATATCGCATTGGAACCATGTTTTGGGATGACAAATATGGCACCCATGGACTATCTCCAGAT GTAATCGGCAAGATGAGAGTGCTAATGACAGAAGATTCCATAAACATGCCCAATAATTCATTCTTGTTGGATGTTGATTCTCG gATACCTTTCTCTATGGAAGAGATGTCACGATCCTTGATCGACATCAACCTATCCTACGTGGATCCTCCACCCCTCCTTCGTCAGAGATCTGATTTCCATTTCCTCTTGCAGCCAacagattga